The following proteins are co-located in the Trichocoleus sp. FACHB-46 genome:
- a CDS encoding bifunctional UDP-sugar hydrolase/5'-nucleotidase — translation MNEMRPMQQRWKWYGLALQLLALSLARPVWAETVNLTLLHLNDVYEITPVEGGKRGGLARVAALRQQLLRQNRNTYTVLAGDFFNPSALGTAKVNGQRLAGQQMVAVLNVMGLDYATFGNHEFDLSEELFRQRLRESKFRWFSGNVTDASGKAFPGVAQSQIVKATGKQGEVVRVGLIGVTLDSNQKDYVRYRDAIASAQEQVKAMQGKTDVIVALTHLSLEQDQQLAATIPEIDLILGGHEHENMQQWRVVGETNKARKCNAGLTPIFKADANARTVYIHDLQYDTQTRCLRINSRLQPITDAMPEDTRTAKVVQQWVDRAFAGFRADGFNPEQAIATTRETLDGLESSVRNSPTNLTKLVAQAMLREVEGAELAIFNGGSIRIDDRIPAGPITQYDVIRILPFGGKVLSVEMKGEVLQRALAQGRDNRGAGGYLQTANVDWNASTNSWLIQGQPLQPNRMYRVAINDFLMTGQESNLGFLTFQSSDIKLVGEKQDIRFAVINQLQAQQGAATKPQLPVAKP, via the coding sequence ATGAATGAGATGAGACCTATGCAGCAACGATGGAAATGGTACGGCTTGGCTTTGCAACTATTAGCTCTGAGCCTCGCTCGTCCTGTCTGGGCAGAAACAGTTAACCTTACCTTGCTGCATCTCAACGATGTTTATGAGATCACGCCAGTCGAAGGAGGGAAGCGAGGAGGTTTAGCGAGAGTAGCGGCTTTGCGACAACAGCTATTGCGCCAGAACCGCAATACTTACACCGTTTTAGCAGGTGATTTCTTCAACCCTTCTGCCTTGGGTACCGCCAAAGTCAATGGGCAACGTTTGGCAGGTCAGCAAATGGTAGCCGTGTTGAATGTGATGGGTTTGGACTACGCTACCTTCGGCAACCACGAGTTTGACTTGTCCGAGGAGTTGTTTCGGCAGCGATTGCGAGAGTCGAAGTTTCGTTGGTTTTCTGGCAACGTCACTGATGCATCAGGTAAGGCATTTCCTGGCGTGGCGCAATCTCAGATTGTGAAGGCAACAGGCAAGCAAGGAGAGGTTGTCCGAGTTGGCTTAATCGGGGTAACTCTGGATAGTAACCAGAAAGACTACGTGCGCTATCGAGACGCGATCGCCTCAGCTCAGGAGCAAGTCAAAGCCATGCAAGGCAAAACGGATGTGATTGTGGCGCTGACCCACCTCTCCCTGGAACAAGACCAGCAACTCGCCGCTACGATTCCTGAGATCGATTTAATTTTGGGTGGGCACGAACACGAGAATATGCAGCAGTGGCGAGTCGTCGGTGAAACCAATAAAGCTCGGAAATGCAACGCAGGTTTAACGCCGATCTTTAAGGCAGATGCCAACGCCCGCACCGTTTACATTCATGATTTGCAGTACGACACCCAAACTCGCTGTCTACGAATCAACTCTCGTTTGCAGCCCATCACAGATGCCATGCCAGAGGATACCCGTACTGCCAAAGTGGTGCAGCAATGGGTCGATCGCGCCTTTGCAGGATTTCGGGCCGACGGATTTAACCCAGAACAGGCGATCGCAACTACTCGTGAAACTTTAGATGGGCTGGAATCCAGTGTTCGCAACTCTCCCACTAACCTAACGAAGCTTGTGGCTCAGGCGATGCTGCGGGAAGTGGAGGGAGCTGAATTGGCAATTTTTAATGGTGGCTCGATTCGTATTGACGATCGCATTCCCGCAGGGCCGATCACGCAATACGATGTGATCCGGATTCTGCCGTTTGGCGGTAAGGTGCTGTCGGTCGAGATGAAGGGTGAGGTTCTCCAGCGTGCTCTGGCTCAGGGACGAGATAATCGAGGAGCGGGGGGTTACTTGCAAACTGCGAATGTGGACTGGAATGCTAGTACTAACAGTTGGTTAATTCAAGGTCAGCCCCTGCAACCAAATCGGATGTACCGTGTTGCTATTAATGACTTTTTAATGACAGGTCAAGAAAGCAATTTAGGCTTTTTGACGTTTCAATCGTCTGACATCAAGTTGGTAGGGGAGAAGCAAGACATTCGTTTTGCAGTGATTAACCAACTCCAAGCTCAGCAGGGTGCCGCTACAAAACCACAGCTACCCGTTGCAAAACCCTAG
- a CDS encoding ureidoglycolate lyase, which yields MERLPAQPITRENFQPYGQVIAASTDGKLFDSEDAQLVLDRGTPRFYIMRLHSKGRKFHNITRHVQCTQCLGSLEGKEWLLAVAPPSPGSQPDLDKIAAFQIPGDCFIKLNLGTWHAGPYFDADFVDFYNLELSDTNLNDHETCNLLEAYGVEFGIATL from the coding sequence TTGGAACGATTACCAGCGCAGCCGATTACACGAGAAAACTTTCAACCTTACGGCCAAGTGATTGCTGCCAGTACGGATGGGAAGCTGTTCGACTCGGAGGATGCCCAACTGGTGCTCGATCGCGGTACGCCTCGCTTCTACATCATGCGGCTGCACAGCAAAGGTCGGAAGTTCCACAACATCACTCGCCACGTTCAATGCACCCAATGTTTGGGGTCGCTCGAAGGGAAGGAATGGTTGCTGGCTGTAGCGCCCCCTTCTCCAGGTTCGCAGCCTGACCTAGATAAGATTGCTGCGTTCCAAATCCCTGGTGACTGCTTCATCAAGCTTAACCTCGGCACCTGGCACGCTGGCCCCTATTTCGACGCTGATTTTGTGGATTTCTACAACCTGGAACTGAGCGACACTAACCTCAACGACCACGAAACTTGTAACTTGCTGGAGGCTTATGGTGTGGAGTTTGGGATCGCCACTCTTTAA
- a CDS encoding GNAT family N-acetyltransferase, with amino-acid sequence MTGYELETERLQLRLLAIADLEAHHRQITANPYVMKTLPSSRPLTWERGQAVLTNFIDHWQHHGFGLWAMVEKQHGELIGHCGLQWLQNTSEVELAYAIAHDYWNKGLTTEAARASVRFGFETLQLQRIVSIALPTNLASQRVMQKAGLKYEKRAHYYNLEVAYYSLNREDYQPDDSFYRLRSAG; translated from the coding sequence ATGACGGGATACGAACTTGAAACGGAGCGGCTACAGCTTCGGCTCCTAGCGATCGCCGACTTGGAAGCTCACCATCGGCAAATTACTGCCAATCCGTATGTGATGAAAACGCTGCCTTCGTCTCGGCCTCTAACTTGGGAACGAGGCCAAGCGGTTTTGACTAACTTTATAGACCATTGGCAACATCATGGCTTTGGGCTGTGGGCAATGGTGGAGAAGCAACATGGAGAACTGATTGGGCATTGCGGATTGCAATGGTTACAAAACACGTCCGAAGTAGAGTTGGCTTACGCGATCGCCCATGATTACTGGAACAAAGGACTCACGACAGAAGCCGCCAGAGCTAGTGTGCGCTTTGGTTTTGAGACACTGCAACTTCAGCGCATTGTCTCTATTGCTTTACCAACCAACCTTGCCTCGCAACGAGTGATGCAAAAAGCAGGGCTGAAGTACGAAAAACGAGCCCACTATTACAATCTTGAGGTGGCTTACTACTCACTCAACCGAGAAGATTATCAGCCAGATGATTCGTTCTATCGGCTCAGATCCGCTGGTTAA
- a CDS encoding HAD family phosphatase — translation MLAAILFDLDGTLTNTDPIHFRAWQEHLSEHGLEIDETFYKTQISGKTNPVIIEEILPNLSVEAGQQLADAKELRFRELATQEITAMAGLTQILDWAQQQQLPLAVVTNAPPENAYFMLETLKLNAHFQTVVISDEIGVGKPDPAPYNIALERLNVAPEAAIAFEDSPSGIRSAVAAGIPTIGIASTHNLQVLYDLGAMLVIPDFTDEQLWALLKSPGKVDEPKLLVN, via the coding sequence ATGCTGGCAGCAATTTTATTTGACTTGGATGGCACCCTCACCAACACCGACCCCATTCACTTCCGAGCTTGGCAAGAGCATCTCAGCGAACACGGCCTAGAGATTGACGAGACATTTTACAAAACCCAGATTAGCGGCAAGACCAACCCCGTGATTATTGAAGAGATTCTGCCAAATTTGTCTGTGGAGGCAGGGCAACAACTTGCGGATGCTAAAGAATTACGCTTCCGGGAATTAGCGACACAAGAAATTACAGCTATGGCAGGGCTGACCCAAATTCTAGATTGGGCGCAGCAACAGCAGTTACCTTTAGCCGTTGTAACGAATGCCCCACCCGAAAATGCCTACTTCATGCTGGAAACTCTGAAATTAAATGCTCATTTTCAGACAGTGGTGATCTCGGATGAAATTGGCGTGGGAAAACCAGATCCTGCTCCCTACAACATTGCATTGGAGCGACTAAATGTAGCCCCAGAAGCCGCGATCGCCTTTGAAGATTCTCCCTCAGGGATCCGCTCAGCAGTCGCAGCGGGAATTCCTACCATTGGTATTGCTTCTACTCACAATCTCCAAGTGCTTTACGATTTAGGCGCGATGCTAGTGATTCCCGATTTTACTGATGAACAACTCTGGGCCTTACTAAAATCTCCGGGCAAAGTTGATGAACCGAAATTATTAGTAAATTAG
- a CDS encoding orange carotenoid protein N-terminal domain-containing protein: MTSDHESGRSQLLNEDTTKAVEAFNKLGTDEKLAYFYYVYEKMGESITPAAPAATEPNLAPKLMGDFYELSDDEQLAIMRQIVNREDTEYSRAYGSLKENNQLMVWFAWAQAMGETVVDLPGGYNAVEGINNLLSQTEHLGFEHQISMFREIAANMGYTDVQPIPTQAETGKTSSF; the protein is encoded by the coding sequence ATGACTTCTGACCATGAAAGCGGTAGATCCCAACTTCTAAATGAAGATACTACGAAAGCAGTTGAAGCATTTAACAAGCTCGGGACAGATGAGAAATTAGCTTATTTCTACTACGTTTACGAGAAGATGGGTGAGTCAATTACCCCTGCGGCTCCAGCTGCAACAGAGCCAAATTTAGCCCCCAAATTAATGGGTGATTTTTACGAATTATCTGATGACGAACAACTGGCAATTATGCGCCAGATTGTGAATCGTGAAGACACAGAATATTCACGGGCTTATGGCTCTTTAAAGGAAAATAATCAACTAATGGTTTGGTTCGCTTGGGCGCAAGCAATGGGCGAAACAGTGGTTGATTTGCCTGGAGGCTACAACGCGGTTGAAGGCATCAACAACCTCCTTTCTCAAACCGAACACCTAGGTTTTGAGCATCAAATTTCCATGTTCCGAGAAATTGCTGCGAACATGGGTTATACCGATGTTCAGCCGATTCCTACTCAAGCTGAAACGGGCAAGACTTCTAGCTTCTAG
- a CDS encoding ferredoxin — translation MSVPRRVLVCQNKSCQKQGATKVLAALQTQTTSDVQVEASSCLGQCGNGPMMLVLPEEVWYCRVQPDEVSAIAERHLKQGNPVKGMLYRKFHPADQPRQSK, via the coding sequence TTGTCAGTTCCTAGACGTGTTCTCGTTTGTCAAAACAAGAGTTGTCAAAAGCAAGGCGCGACAAAAGTTTTAGCAGCTTTGCAAACCCAAACTACTTCTGACGTGCAAGTTGAGGCTAGTAGCTGCTTGGGACAATGTGGCAATGGCCCAATGATGCTCGTGTTGCCAGAGGAAGTCTGGTATTGTCGGGTGCAGCCCGATGAAGTAAGCGCGATCGCCGAACGCCACTTAAAGCAGGGAAACCCTGTGAAGGGCATGCTTTATCGCAAGTTCCATCCAGCTGATCAGCCAAGACAGTCAAAATAG
- a CDS encoding cyclic nucleotide-binding domain-containing protein, translated as MLDPVTTLSIFQRQPEPQHFSTDQVIFETGQPAELMYGILSGTVGLVINNRVVETLERGEVFGVGALIGAKTRNYTAVAETDCQLAFLDQKRFLFAVQETPIFALEVMKSYSERLSRLLQLL; from the coding sequence ATGTTAGACCCAGTTACAACCCTCAGCATCTTCCAAAGGCAACCAGAGCCACAGCACTTCTCAACCGATCAAGTCATCTTTGAAACCGGGCAACCCGCTGAATTAATGTATGGCATTCTTTCAGGGACGGTTGGCTTAGTGATCAATAACCGAGTGGTAGAAACGTTGGAGCGAGGTGAAGTGTTTGGGGTTGGCGCGTTGATTGGTGCAAAAACCAGAAATTATACGGCTGTGGCCGAAACCGATTGCCAACTAGCGTTTCTGGATCAAAAGCGGTTTCTCTTCGCCGTCCAAGAAACTCCCATCTTTGCCCTAGAAGTGATGAAAAGCTACTCCGAGAGACTCAGCCGTTTGTTGCAGCTACTTTAA
- a CDS encoding type II toxin-antitoxin system ParD family antitoxin — translation MSTLNISLPEAVHQFVEEQVTFGGYDTSSEYIQHLIHQDQERVNKRQLETLLTETLESDELGYMTDEWWQEKRTQILQKLRSEQK, via the coding sequence ATGTCTACTCTGAATATTTCGCTACCTGAAGCAGTTCACCAATTTGTTGAGGAGCAAGTTACTTTTGGCGGCTACGATACGAGCAGCGAGTACATCCAGCACTTAATTCACCAAGATCAAGAACGAGTTAACAAAAGACAGTTAGAAACGTTGTTAACCGAAACCTTAGAGAGTGATGAATTAGGCTACATGACTGACGAATGGTGGCAAGAAAAGCGCACTCAGATTCTGCAAAAACTCCGCTCTGAGCAGAAGTAA
- a CDS encoding histidine phosphatase family protein, with the protein MVICTPVLELTTLSLTLYFLRHGQTTCSRENLFCGVIDPELTPDGLAMAQAFAVAYKAIPWTAIFSSPMRRTIATVKPLCEATSLQPELRDGLKEINYGKWEGNTVATVSQEFHDDYLRWSADPAWYPPTEGEPAVAIATRALQVIEEIKERFNDGNVLIVAHKATIRITLCALLGIDVGRFRYRLGCPVGSVSIVEFGAHGPLLKALADRTHLSEELRSLPGT; encoded by the coding sequence ATGGTGATTTGCACCCCTGTACTGGAGCTGACGACCTTGAGCCTCACGCTTTACTTTCTCCGCCACGGCCAAACCACTTGCAGCCGCGAAAACCTCTTTTGTGGCGTGATCGACCCTGAACTCACCCCTGACGGTTTGGCAATGGCTCAGGCCTTTGCTGTCGCCTATAAAGCCATACCCTGGACAGCAATTTTTTCTAGCCCAATGCGACGGACGATCGCCACCGTAAAGCCGCTTTGTGAGGCGACAAGCTTGCAACCAGAATTGCGGGATGGCCTGAAAGAAATCAACTATGGCAAGTGGGAAGGCAATACGGTGGCCACTGTGAGCCAGGAATTTCATGATGATTACTTGCGGTGGTCTGCTGACCCTGCTTGGTACCCACCCACGGAGGGAGAACCAGCGGTGGCGATCGCGACCCGAGCCTTACAAGTCATCGAAGAAATCAAAGAACGGTTTAATGACGGTAATGTCTTGATCGTGGCGCACAAAGCCACAATTCGGATTACACTTTGTGCCCTGCTGGGCATTGATGTAGGCCGTTTCCGCTACCGTTTGGGTTGCCCAGTGGGCTCGGTGAGCATCGTTGAGTTTGGTGCACATGGACCGCTACTCAAAGCCTTAGCCGATCGCACCCATTTAAGCGAAGAATTGCGATCGCTCCCAGGCACCTAA
- the sufR gene encoding iron-sulfur cluster biosynthesis transcriptional regulator SufR translates to MATTQQPSTKQDILHHLLKQGQATAQELAEHLKLSPQAIRRHLKDLEAEGLILHEVVHVSMGRPNHVYKLSRQGRDRFPDRYEEFALSLLDTLTETVGREQVGVLLQKQWERKAAEYRDRVGSGSLQERVANLVELRRAEGYMAEWHSVAATEAQSVSTQSDQAERYVVTEYNCAISHIAESFPSVCGHELEMFAAALPGCTVERTHWIVNGEHRCGYLIQTKAAVGN, encoded by the coding sequence ATGGCAACGACACAGCAACCTTCTACGAAACAGGACATCCTGCATCATTTATTGAAGCAGGGCCAAGCGACTGCCCAAGAACTGGCGGAACACTTGAAGCTTAGTCCTCAAGCAATTCGCCGTCACTTGAAAGACTTAGAGGCGGAGGGGTTGATTTTGCACGAAGTTGTGCATGTCAGTATGGGGCGTCCCAACCACGTCTACAAGCTCAGCCGTCAAGGTCGCGATCGCTTCCCGGACCGTTACGAAGAATTTGCCCTTTCGCTTTTAGATACGCTGACCGAAACAGTGGGCCGTGAGCAGGTGGGAGTACTACTCCAAAAGCAGTGGGAACGCAAGGCGGCAGAATACCGCGATCGCGTTGGTTCAGGATCGTTGCAAGAGCGAGTGGCTAATTTAGTTGAGCTACGACGGGCTGAAGGCTACATGGCTGAGTGGCACTCTGTGGCTGCTACTGAGGCGCAATCCGTTTCGACTCAATCAGATCAGGCTGAGCGCTATGTAGTAACAGAGTATAACTGCGCCATTTCGCATATTGCGGAGTCATTCCCTAGTGTGTGTGGTCATGAATTAGAAATGTTTGCGGCGGCCCTGCCTGGTTGCACTGTAGAGCGGACTCACTGGATTGTGAATGGCGAACATCGCTGTGGCTATTTGATCCAGACTAAAGCGGCAGTTGGCAACTAG
- a CDS encoding ferredoxin thioredoxin reductase catalytic beta subunit → MNSTTPESQQATEKSLEAMRHFSETYAKRTGTYFCMDPGVTAVVIEGLAKHKDELGAPLCPCRHYEDKEAEVAAAFWNCPCVPMRERKECHCMLFLTEDNEFRGDKQEISFEEVRAVTNQY, encoded by the coding sequence ATGAATTCAACGACCCCTGAAAGCCAGCAAGCAACAGAAAAAAGCCTCGAAGCTATGAGGCACTTTTCAGAAACTTATGCCAAACGGACAGGAACCTACTTCTGTATGGACCCCGGTGTCACCGCTGTTGTGATCGAAGGGCTAGCCAAACACAAGGACGAACTAGGTGCTCCCCTCTGCCCTTGCCGTCACTACGAAGACAAAGAAGCAGAAGTAGCCGCAGCTTTCTGGAACTGCCCTTGCGTCCCCATGCGCGAGCGCAAAGAGTGCCACTGCATGCTCTTCCTGACCGAAGACAACGAGTTTAGGGGGGACAAGCAGGAAATCAGCTTTGAAGAAGTTAGAGCTGTGACCAATCAATATTAA
- the sufB gene encoding Fe-S cluster assembly protein SufB yields the protein MTASVKTLVNQPYKYGFVTDIESETVPRGLSEDTVRLISAKKEEPEFMLEFRLKAYRQWLKMTEPTWPHVTYPPINYQDIIYYSAPKQKQKKQSLDEVDPILLETFEKLGIPLTEQKRLANVAVDAIFDSVSVATTFREKLAEKGVIFCSISEALREYPELVQKYLGSVVPVADNYFAALNAAVFSDGSFVYIPKNTKCPMELSTYFRINSGDTGQFERTLIVAEEGSSVSYLEGCTAPMYDTNQLHAAVVELVAMDNAEIKYSTVQNWYAGDENGKGGIYNFVTKRGLCQGVNSKISWTQVETGSAITWKYPSCVLVGDNSVGEFYSVALTNHMQQADTGTKMIHIGKNTRSTIISKGISAGKSKNSYRGLVKISPKAEGARNYSQCDSMLIGDNAQANTFPYIQVQNNTGKVEHEASTSKIGEDQLFFFTQRGISMEDAISMMISGFCKDVFSQLPMEFAVEADRLLALKLEGSVG from the coding sequence ATGACTGCAAGCGTTAAGACACTCGTCAATCAGCCCTACAAGTACGGGTTTGTGACGGACATCGAGTCAGAAACCGTACCCCGTGGATTAAGCGAAGACACCGTCCGCTTAATTTCGGCCAAGAAAGAAGAGCCAGAATTCATGCTGGAGTTTCGCCTCAAGGCGTATCGCCAGTGGCTGAAGATGACTGAGCCAACTTGGCCCCATGTCACCTACCCGCCAATCAATTACCAAGACATCATTTATTATTCCGCGCCCAAGCAGAAGCAGAAGAAGCAGAGCTTGGACGAAGTAGACCCCATTCTGCTAGAAACCTTTGAGAAGCTGGGCATTCCACTGACTGAGCAAAAGCGCCTTGCCAACGTTGCCGTCGATGCTATTTTCGACAGCGTTTCCGTGGCCACCACCTTCCGCGAGAAGCTAGCTGAGAAGGGCGTGATCTTCTGCTCGATCTCCGAAGCGCTGCGCGAGTATCCAGAGTTGGTGCAGAAGTACCTCGGTAGCGTTGTGCCTGTAGCCGACAACTATTTTGCGGCCCTCAACGCGGCGGTGTTTAGCGACGGTTCCTTCGTCTACATCCCCAAAAACACCAAGTGTCCGATGGAGTTGTCCACCTACTTCCGGATCAACAGTGGCGACACAGGGCAGTTTGAGCGGACGCTGATTGTGGCTGAAGAAGGCAGCTCAGTCAGCTATCTCGAAGGCTGTACTGCCCCTATGTACGACACCAACCAGCTCCACGCCGCTGTAGTGGAATTGGTAGCGATGGACAATGCTGAGATCAAGTACTCCACTGTCCAGAACTGGTATGCAGGCGACGAGAACGGCAAAGGCGGTATCTATAACTTCGTCACCAAGCGCGGTCTCTGCCAAGGCGTGAACTCCAAGATTTCTTGGACCCAAGTCGAAACAGGTTCGGCCATCACCTGGAAGTACCCCAGTTGCGTGCTGGTCGGTGACAACTCTGTAGGTGAGTTCTACTCGGTGGCGCTGACCAACCACATGCAGCAAGCCGACACAGGCACCAAGATGATCCACATCGGCAAGAACACCCGCAGCACGATTATCTCCAAGGGGATTTCGGCAGGTAAATCCAAGAACAGCTATCGAGGTTTGGTGAAGATTAGCCCGAAAGCGGAGGGCGCACGCAACTACTCGCAGTGTGACTCGATGCTGATTGGTGACAATGCCCAAGCCAACACCTTCCCTTACATCCAAGTGCAAAACAACACAGGCAAGGTAGAGCACGAAGCCTCAACTTCCAAGATTGGGGAAGACCAGCTTTTCTTCTTCACCCAACGCGGCATCTCGATGGAAGACGCGATCTCGATGATGATCAGCGGTTTCTGTAAGGATGTGTTCAGTCAGTTGCCAATGGAGTTTGCAGTCGAAGCCGATCGCCTGTTGGCCCTGAAACTAGAAGGCAGCGTGGGTTAG
- the sufC gene encoding Fe-S cluster assembly ATPase SufC, which produces MIIENSEVILSVRDLTANVDGTQILKGLNLEVKAGEIHAIMGPNGSGKSTFSKILAGHPAYEVTGGEVIFLGENLLEKEPEERARSGVFLAFQYPLEIPGVSNIDFLRVAYNSRRKHQGLEELDAFDFDDLVRQKLDVVKMDPAFLNRSVNEGFSGGEKKRNEILQMALLEPKLAILDETDSGLDIDALKIVSGGVNQIANPQNATILITHYQRLLNYITPDFVHVMEGGRILTTGGKELALELEERGYEWVREEDAAEVAAR; this is translated from the coding sequence ATGATCATTGAAAATAGCGAAGTTATCTTATCCGTCCGGGATCTAACCGCGAATGTGGACGGTACCCAAATCCTCAAAGGCTTGAACCTGGAGGTCAAGGCTGGAGAAATTCACGCCATCATGGGGCCAAACGGTTCTGGTAAGAGCACTTTTTCCAAGATTTTGGCAGGGCATCCCGCTTACGAAGTCACAGGTGGCGAAGTGATTTTCTTGGGCGAAAACTTATTGGAAAAGGAACCCGAAGAACGGGCGCGATCGGGTGTGTTTTTGGCATTCCAGTATCCCCTAGAAATTCCAGGGGTCAGCAACATCGATTTCTTGCGCGTGGCTTACAACTCGCGCCGCAAACACCAAGGTCTGGAAGAACTCGACGCTTTTGACTTTGATGATTTGGTGCGGCAGAAGCTAGATGTGGTGAAGATGGACCCTGCGTTTCTGAATCGCAGCGTGAATGAAGGCTTCTCGGGTGGCGAGAAAAAGCGCAACGAGATTCTGCAAATGGCGCTGCTGGAACCCAAGTTAGCCATTCTGGATGAAACTGATTCTGGCTTAGATATTGATGCGCTCAAGATCGTGTCTGGTGGTGTCAACCAGATCGCCAATCCCCAAAATGCCACGATTCTGATCACCCACTACCAGCGCTTGCTCAACTACATCACTCCTGATTTTGTGCATGTGATGGAAGGCGGTCGCATCCTGACTACAGGTGGTAAAGAACTGGCGCTGGAACTTGAAGAGCGCGGTTATGAATGGGTCCGTGAAGAAGACGCGGCTGAGGTGGCAGCACGATGA
- the sufD gene encoding Fe-S cluster assembly protein SufD, translating into MTIQVSPEQTASSQAATNREAYLAGLLKLAQSTEVKVSDRLPELRSQAAALVQEQTFPTTRNEEWRYTDLSPLLQVELVVGDRSLVVSSKAVQAFALLEAAESRLVFVNGVYTSELSAIANLPANIFVGNLAALPEELKARSQNYLAKQPGAEEVFTALNTAGLSDAAIVWIPKNQEVETPIHLLFVSTASDRPILSQPRCLVVAETGSSVTLVEDYGTVGEGVYFTNSVTEIWVEQNAQVRHTRVQRDSQNAFHIGKTAVSQARDSRYTCNAVSFGAKLSRHNLEIFQTGEQTETNLNGLTLVAGDQLGDTHSTIAYTQPHGSSRQLHKTIVDGQARAVFNGKVFVPKLAQLTDAGQLNRNLLLSPKARVDTKPQLEITADNVKCSHGATVGQIDPDEIFYLQSRGLDQASARQLLVYAFAIEIIDQIPVASVRDRLSQLVKQRAF; encoded by the coding sequence ATGACGATTCAGGTTTCCCCCGAACAAACTGCGAGTTCCCAGGCAGCAACCAACCGGGAAGCTTACTTGGCTGGGTTGCTGAAGTTGGCTCAAAGCACTGAGGTGAAAGTCAGCGATCGCCTCCCAGAACTCAGATCCCAGGCTGCGGCGTTGGTGCAAGAGCAAACCTTCCCCACGACTCGCAATGAAGAATGGCGCTACACCGATTTGTCGCCCTTGTTGCAGGTGGAGTTGGTAGTTGGCGATCGCTCATTAGTAGTTAGCTCTAAGGCCGTTCAAGCATTCGCGTTGTTAGAGGCGGCTGAGAGTCGGTTGGTGTTCGTCAATGGCGTTTATACGTCGGAACTCTCTGCGATCGCCAATCTCCCAGCTAATATCTTTGTCGGTAATTTGGCGGCTTTACCAGAGGAGTTAAAAGCGCGATCGCAGAACTACTTGGCAAAGCAACCCGGTGCGGAAGAAGTCTTTACCGCACTCAACACCGCAGGTCTGAGTGATGCTGCCATCGTTTGGATTCCGAAGAATCAGGAAGTTGAAACGCCGATTCATTTGCTGTTTGTCTCTACTGCCAGCGATCGCCCCATCCTCTCTCAGCCTCGCTGCTTAGTGGTGGCAGAAACGGGCAGCAGTGTGACGCTCGTGGAAGATTATGGCACGGTTGGTGAGGGTGTATATTTCACCAATTCGGTGACGGAAATCTGGGTCGAACAAAATGCTCAGGTGCGTCACACTAGAGTTCAGCGGGACAGCCAAAACGCTTTCCACATTGGCAAAACTGCGGTCAGCCAAGCTCGTGACAGTCGCTACACCTGCAACGCCGTCAGCTTTGGCGCTAAACTGTCGCGGCACAACTTGGAAATTTTCCAAACTGGAGAGCAGACCGAAACCAACCTCAACGGCTTGACCCTCGTGGCTGGAGACCAACTCGGCGATACTCACAGCACGATCGCCTATACCCAACCTCACGGCAGCAGCCGCCAACTGCACAAAACCATTGTGGATGGGCAAGCGCGGGCTGTGTTCAACGGCAAAGTGTTTGTGCCCAAGCTGGCGCAACTCACCGACGCAGGACAGCTCAACCGCAACTTGCTCCTCTCCCCCAAAGCCCGCGTGGATACCAAGCCGCAGCTAGAAATCACGGCAGATAACGTCAAGTGCAGTCACGGGGCAACGGTGGGGCAGATTGACCCCGATGAAATCTTCTATCTACAAAGTCGTGGTCTCGACCAGGCCAGTGCCCGTCAGCTTTTGGTTTATGCCTTCGCGATCGAGATTATTGATCAAATTCCCGTTGCCTCTGTGCGCGATCGCCTGTCTCAGCTAGTGAAACAACGAGCTTTTTAG